Genomic DNA from Alkalihalobacterium alkalinitrilicum:
AATGATCGGTCAGTCTGTGATTAATGTAAAATCAGGAGGAAGAGGTCGCTTATCAGCGTTAGTTGCTGGAGTGTTTCTAATGTTTCTTATTGTTATGTTAGGTAATCTAGTTGTACAAATTCCTATGGCTGCGCTAGCAGGTGTTATGATCATGGTTGCGATTGGAACATTTGATTGGAATTCATTAAAAACGATCCATAAACTTCCAAGAACGGATGCGATTGTTATGGTTGTGACCGTTGTAACTGTAGTTGTCACACATGACTTAGCAAAAGGTGTTTTTGCAGGAATTATTTTAAGTGCCATCTTCTTCGCAGCGAAGATTTCGAAGGTTCATGTTACGAGCATGATGGCTCATGGTGGTAAAAAGAGAGTATACCGTGTTCGCGGTCAAATTTTCTTTGCATCTGTAACTGACTTTATTAAGAACTTTAATTTTAAAGATGATGTAGAAACAGTAGAGATTGATTTATCAGAAGCTCATTTATGGGACGATTCCGCGGTTGGTGCTCTCGATAAAATTGAAATGAAGTTTGATCAAAATCAAATTAAGGTTGAGTATACAGGTTTAAATAAAGAAAGCTCAAAATTAATGGACAAAATGGGTGGAGCTTCAAAGGCTTCAGGACATTAGTGATCAGAAAAGCTATATCATTTGTGGTATAGCATTTCCTTTAAAAAGATAAAAAGAGATATTTAGGGGAGTAGTGATAACATGTTTCGACGGATACTAGTAGCAGCAGATGGTTCAGATCATTCTTTACGAGCAACGGATAAAGCGATTGCAATAGTGACTGGTAGTGATGATGCTGTGATTGAAGTCGTCTATGTGGTGGATGGTGCAACATCAAAAGCGGATGTCCTTCAAAATAGAGGATCGTTTGAAATCGCGAATAAAAGAAAAGAACGACTTCAAGGGATTGTAGAGAAGTTAGAGGCATCAGAAGTTCAATATGAAATTAAAACACTTCACGGGGAACCAGGTCCTACTGTTGTTGACTATGCTAATCAACATGAATTTGATTGTGTTTTATTAGGAAGTAGAGGACTTAACAAACTTCAAAGCATGGTACTAGGAAGTGTCAGTCATAAAGTCGCTAAACGCGTGAAATGTC
This window encodes:
- a CDS encoding universal stress protein, which gives rise to MFRRILVAADGSDHSLRATDKAIAIVTGSDDAVIEVVYVVDGATSKADVLQNRGSFEIANKRKERLQGIVEKLEASEVQYEIKTLHGEPGPTVVDYANQHEFDCVLLGSRGLNKLQSMVLGSVSHKVAKRVKCPVMIVK